From Pseudomonas fluorescens, one genomic window encodes:
- a CDS encoding IS30 family transposase has protein sequence MQKLTGRGAMRSPGAPSLRNEIERLFWVQIATGITSEKAAHAVGVSTAVGTRWFRHRGGMPLFMSNHISGRYLSFAEREEIGLLRAQSVGVREIARRLGRSPSTISRELTRNAATRCGRLEYRASVAQWKAELVAKRPKPAKLVTNPRLHQYVRDRLEGKVQDADGRDISGPRQAPFKGRNKPHRSDRKWVNGWSPEQIANRLQIDFPDDESMRISHEAIYQALYIQGRGALKRELVSCLRSGRALRVPRARAQAKVWAHVSEDVMISSRPAEVEDRAVPGHWEGDLIIGLNRSAIGTLVERSTRFTMLVHLPREKGYGLIPRTKNGPALAGYGAVSMANALKKTVTDLPIELWRSLTWDRGKELSDHARFTIESGVKVFFADPHSPWQRGTNENTNGLLRQYFPKGTDLSRWSAQEIQAVAHVLNTRPRKTLGWKTPAEALNEYLKSVQQSSVATTG, from the coding sequence ATGCAAAAATTGACGGGCCGGGGAGCGATGCGTTCTCCAGGTGCACCCTCACTTCGTAATGAGATCGAGCGGCTATTTTGGGTGCAGATTGCAACAGGTATCACAAGCGAAAAGGCAGCACATGCCGTTGGCGTATCAACAGCGGTAGGTACACGCTGGTTCCGTCATCGAGGCGGGATGCCATTATTCATGTCGAATCACATATCAGGACGTTACTTATCGTTTGCAGAGCGAGAAGAGATTGGGCTGCTTCGAGCGCAAAGTGTTGGCGTTCGTGAGATCGCCCGTCGCCTTGGACGAAGCCCATCGACAATTTCACGGGAGCTGACACGAAATGCTGCTACCCGTTGCGGTCGGCTTGAATATCGAGCGTCAGTAGCGCAATGGAAGGCAGAACTGGTGGCCAAGAGGCCGAAACCAGCAAAGCTGGTCACTAACCCGCGACTGCACCAGTACGTACGCGACCGCCTTGAGGGCAAGGTTCAAGACGCCGATGGTCGTGACATCTCTGGGCCTCGGCAAGCGCCCTTCAAAGGTCGAAATAAACCGCATCGCAGTGACCGTAAATGGGTCAATGGCTGGTCGCCTGAACAGATTGCCAACCGGCTCCAGATCGATTTTCCGGATGATGAATCCATGCGCATCTCTCATGAAGCCATATATCAGGCGCTCTACATTCAGGGTCGAGGAGCTCTCAAGCGCGAACTGGTGAGCTGCCTGCGCTCAGGACGAGCATTGCGCGTGCCGAGAGCCAGAGCGCAGGCCAAAGTGTGGGCACACGTCAGCGAGGACGTCATGATCTCCAGTCGCCCTGCTGAGGTAGAAGATCGGGCTGTACCCGGGCATTGGGAGGGCGACCTGATCATCGGTCTGAACCGTTCTGCGATTGGAACTCTGGTCGAGCGCTCAACTCGATTTACCATGCTCGTCCATCTGCCCCGCGAGAAAGGTTATGGGCTAATTCCCCGCACGAAGAACGGCCCGGCGCTGGCTGGCTATGGGGCTGTTAGTATGGCCAATGCATTGAAGAAGACGGTGACTGATCTTCCCATCGAGCTGTGGCGATCTTTGACCTGGGATCGTGGAAAGGAGCTGTCGGATCACGCTCGATTTACCATCGAGTCCGGAGTAAAGGTTTTCTTTGCTGATCCACATAGTCCATGGCAGCGCGGCACAAACGAAAATACGAACGGCCTTCTACGGCAATACTTCCCGAAAGGCACTGACCTCTCTCGTTGGAGTGCTCAAGAAATACAGGCGGTAGCTCACGTACTTAACACTAGACCTCGAAAAACACTCGGCTGGAAAACACCTGCCGAAGCACTGAATGAGTATCTAAAGTCTGTACAACAATCCAGTGTTGCGACGACCGGTTGA